In Mytilus edulis chromosome 7, xbMytEdul2.2, whole genome shotgun sequence, a single genomic region encodes these proteins:
- the LOC139480974 gene encoding transcription initiation factor TFIID subunit 8-like: MASENDQHAVSSRKALKVAVSALCLEVGFQTAEESVIETLTEMLESFLMELGRSTQAFAELAGRTEGIMTDVIMALIEMGQNIHALPGHAKRPNKTVFLPPAHSAPPPNIKMLQTGDRREHPSHIPDHLPPFPDPHTYIKTSTKKAPMSEYQMIREKAASQKRDVERALTRFIAKTGETQSLFRDDTTTYPLIAVKPMPLPYLNALLPKDQDLDSQDQPETTAVKKRKRAPEQSEIVGDNPQGVDTDSIDNPYLRPMKIAKFKKRLK, translated from the exons ATGGCATCCGAAAATGACCAACATGCTGTTTCATCGCGGAAAGCATTAAAAGTGGCAGTTAGTGCACTGTGTTTAGAAGTAGGGTTCCAGACAGCTGAAGAGTCAGTCATTGAAACATTGACTGAAATGCTGGAAAGTT TTTTAATGGAGCTTGGCAGGAGTACACAGGCCTTTGCAGAATTAGCTGGCAGAACAGAAGGAATCATGACAGATGTTATAATGGCTTTGATTGAAATGg GTCAAAATATTCATGCATTACCAGGGCATgcaaaaagaccaaataaaacaGTATTTCTCCCAC CGGCACACAGTGCTCCACCACCCAATATTAAGATGTTACAGACAGGAGATCGTAGAGAGCATCCTTCACACATACCAGATCATCTACCTCCATTTCCTGATCCTCATACATACATCAAAACTTCT acaaaaaaagCTCCAATGAGCGAATATCAAATGATCAGAGAGAAAGCAGCCTCTCAAAAACGTGATGTTGAGAGAGCATTAACAAGATTTATAGCTAAAACAGGAGAAACTCAGTCCTTGTTTAGAGATGATACAACTACATATCCTT TAATTGCAGTTAAACCTATGCCTTTGCCATATTTGAATGCATTGCTTCCAAAAGATCAAGATCTAGATTCTCAAGATCAACCAGAGACCACAGCAGTTAAAAAACGCAAGAGAGCACCAGAACAGTCTGAAATAGTGGGAGATAATCCACAAGGAGTTGATACAGATTCTATAGACAATCCATATTTGAGACCAATGAAAATTGCCAAATTCAAGAAAAGATTAAAATAG